Proteins encoded together in one Kitasatospora albolonga window:
- a CDS encoding aminoglycoside phosphotransferase — MHTGQLLGSGRTADVYEIDGSWVLRRYRDRSDTTEELAVMSYVRAFGYPVPRIGPPADGVLPTDLVLQRLTGPTMSEALLAGAMGAAEGGALLARLLRELHAIPPRVSADPQDCILHLDLHPANVMLTDRGPVVIDWSTATEGPPGFDRAMSALTLARVALDPEFPAPETQARTLLAALLAELAEDGGADAADLDRARARQRENPFLTAPERGCLDAAVEMVLGCSPRS, encoded by the coding sequence ATGCACACAGGGCAACTTCTGGGCTCGGGGCGCACCGCCGACGTGTACGAAATCGACGGCTCCTGGGTCCTGCGCCGCTACCGCGACCGCTCCGACACCACGGAGGAGCTGGCGGTGATGTCGTACGTCCGCGCCTTCGGCTACCCGGTGCCGCGCATCGGCCCGCCCGCCGACGGGGTCCTCCCCACCGACCTGGTGCTCCAGCGGCTGACCGGCCCGACCATGTCCGAAGCGCTGCTGGCGGGGGCCATGGGCGCCGCCGAGGGGGGCGCGCTGCTGGCCCGGCTGCTGCGCGAACTGCACGCGATCCCGCCCCGGGTCTCGGCCGATCCGCAGGACTGCATCCTCCATCTCGACCTGCACCCGGCGAACGTGATGCTGACGGACCGGGGGCCGGTGGTGATCGACTGGTCCACCGCCACCGAGGGCCCGCCCGGCTTCGACCGAGCGATGTCGGCGCTGACCCTGGCCCGGGTGGCGCTCGACCCGGAGTTCCCGGCGCCGGAAACCCAGGCCCGTACGCTGCTGGCGGCGCTCCTCGCCGAGCTGGCCGAGGACGGGGGCGCCGACGCCGCCGACCTGGACCGCGCCCGGGCCCGGCAGCGGGAGAACCCGTTCCTGACGGCGCCCGAACGCGGCTGCCTGGACGCGGCGGTGGAGATGGTGCTGGGCTGCTCGCCCCGGAGCTGA
- a CDS encoding ATP-binding protein gives MLEPLRQGLPPTDPSGVAGSASCALPARYEAVGGARQFTRSTLERWELSDRFDDVALVVSELVTNALRHALPTDPPREFQDPPVRLHLMRWSSRLVCAVRDPSRESPVAGEAADSAESGRGLFLVECVSDSWGWHPSPAPAGMFPSTPLYGKVVWALFRLSDCAKNG, from the coding sequence ATGCTCGAGCCGTTACGGCAGGGGCTTCCCCCGACCGACCCCTCAGGGGTCGCCGGCTCGGCCTCCTGCGCTCTGCCCGCCCGCTACGAAGCGGTCGGCGGAGCACGGCAGTTCACCAGGTCCACCCTGGAACGGTGGGAGCTGAGCGACCGTTTCGACGATGTCGCCCTGGTGGTGTCCGAGCTCGTCACCAATGCCCTGCGCCACGCGCTGCCGACCGACCCGCCCCGGGAGTTCCAGGACCCGCCGGTGCGGCTGCATCTGATGCGGTGGAGCTCACGGCTGGTCTGCGCGGTGCGCGACCCCAGCCGGGAGAGCCCGGTGGCGGGCGAGGCGGCGGACTCCGCCGAGTCGGGGCGCGGTCTGTTCCTGGTGGAGTGCGTCAGCGACAGCTGGGGCTGGCACCCCTCCCCCGCTCCGGCCGGGATGTTCCCGTCAACACCCCTGTACGGCAAGGTGGTCTGGGCCCTTTTCCGGCTCTCGGACTGCGCGAAGAACGGGTGA
- a CDS encoding serine protease, producing MENTTLRRRALATATATVAVGALAIAGLNGVASAGAPATSTPAVSADSLSPGLLAAMERDLGLDAEAAKTRIAGEYRAAAIVTGLEKSLGASYAGARVSGDKADLTVSTTDASEAALITKAGARAEVVGHSLDRLEAAKDVLDKAALDKAPKNVPVWYVDVEANRVVVNATSVRAGEAFVKAAGVSDKLITVARTAEQPRALADIRGGDAYYMGGGGRCSVGFSVTRGTQNGFVTAGHCGRVGTTTNGVNQQAQGTFQGSTFPGRDYAWVATNANWVPRPLVNGYGRGDVTVTGSTPSVVGASVCRSGSTTGWHCGTIQQLNTSVTYPEGTISGVTRTSVCAEPGDSGGSYISGSQAQGVTSGGSGNCRTGGTTYFQPLLPALQAYGLTLVTSGGGQPTPTNTPTTQPPTEQPGGTWAAGTSYAVGATVTYGGATYRCLQAHTAQAGWTPPAVPALWQRV from the coding sequence GTGGAGAACACCACGCTCCGCAGACGCGCCCTCGCCACGGCCACCGCCACGGTGGCCGTGGGTGCGCTCGCCATCGCGGGACTGAACGGAGTGGCGTCCGCCGGCGCTCCGGCGACCAGCACTCCGGCCGTCTCCGCCGACAGCCTCTCCCCCGGCCTGCTGGCCGCCATGGAACGCGACCTCGGACTCGACGCGGAGGCCGCGAAGACCCGGATAGCGGGCGAGTACCGTGCCGCCGCCATCGTCACCGGCCTGGAGAAGTCCCTCGGCGCCAGCTACGCCGGGGCCCGGGTCAGCGGGGACAAGGCGGACCTCACCGTCTCCACCACCGACGCCTCCGAGGCCGCGCTCATCACGAAGGCGGGCGCCAGGGCCGAGGTCGTCGGCCACAGCCTGGACCGGCTCGAAGCGGCCAAGGACGTACTCGACAAGGCGGCCCTGGACAAGGCCCCGAAGAACGTGCCCGTCTGGTACGTCGACGTCGAGGCCAACCGGGTCGTCGTCAACGCCACGAGTGTCCGGGCCGGTGAGGCGTTCGTGAAGGCCGCCGGGGTCAGCGACAAGCTGATCACCGTCGCCCGCACCGCCGAGCAGCCCCGCGCCCTGGCGGACATCCGGGGCGGCGACGCGTACTACATGGGCGGCGGAGGCCGTTGTTCCGTCGGCTTCTCCGTGACGCGCGGCACCCAGAACGGCTTCGTCACCGCCGGCCACTGCGGCCGGGTCGGCACCACCACCAACGGCGTCAACCAGCAGGCCCAGGGCACCTTCCAGGGCTCGACCTTCCCCGGCCGTGACTACGCCTGGGTCGCCACCAACGCCAACTGGGTGCCGAGGCCCCTGGTCAACGGCTACGGGCGCGGCGATGTGACCGTCACCGGCTCCACCCCCTCCGTCGTCGGCGCCTCCGTCTGCCGCTCCGGCTCCACCACCGGCTGGCACTGCGGCACGATCCAGCAGCTCAACACCAGCGTCACCTACCCGGAGGGCACCATCTCCGGCGTGACCCGCACCAGCGTCTGCGCCGAACCGGGCGACTCCGGCGGCTCGTACATCTCCGGCAGCCAGGCGCAGGGCGTCACCTCCGGCGGCTCCGGCAACTGCCGCACGGGCGGTACGACGTACTTCCAGCCGCTGCTCCCGGCCCTCCAGGCGTACGGGCTGACGCTCGTCACCAGCGGCGGCGGCCAGCCGACCCCGACCAACACGCCCACCACGCAGCCGCCCACCGAGCAGCCGGGCGGCACCTGGGCGGCCGGTACCTCGTACGCCGTCGGGGCCACGGTGACGTACGGCGGAGCGACCTACCGCTGCCTCCAGGCCCACACGGCGCAGGCCGGCTGGACCCCGCCGGCCGTCCCGGCGCTCTGGCAGCGGGTCTGA
- a CDS encoding bifunctional 3'-5' exonuclease/DNA polymerase, whose translation MTERWAVAAADGGGGGALLVPLGRDGTPAGPVLAEPDLVEAVRSRPEVGRWVWRSTAELYPRLLAAGVRVERCYDIECAELLLLGHAGRLGEPRSAAAALARLENAPVPPDPPARSAEPGSQSSLFEPSAGPGVPFEGLLRVYADQVRRHDTAEHPDRMRLLTASESAGMLVAAEMHRAGLPWRADVHREVLHGLLGERYAGGGEPRRLAELADEVSAAFGRRVRPDLPADVVKAFAQAGIAVKSTRRWELAEVDHPAVEPLIAYKKLYRIWTAHGWSWLQDWVREGRFRPEYQPGGTVSGRWTTNGGGALQIPKVIRQAVVADEGWRLVVADADQMEPRVLAAISRDRGLMEVAGHDGDLYKALSDRAFHGDREHAKLALLGAVYGQTSGDGLRNLAALRRRFPLAVAYVDDAARAGENGRMVRTWLGRTSPPVALAGQDEEAGIPQEGGEAAPDGGSARARGRFTRNFVVQGSAADWALLLLAGLRRTLHEQGLRAELVFFQHDEVIVHCPAEEATAVTGAIRAAGELAGRIAFGETPVRFPFTTAVVERYSDAK comes from the coding sequence ATGACCGAACGGTGGGCGGTGGCGGCTGCGGACGGGGGCGGGGGCGGCGCGCTGCTCGTACCGCTGGGGCGGGACGGTACGCCCGCCGGGCCGGTGCTGGCCGAGCCCGACCTCGTCGAGGCGGTCCGTTCCCGGCCCGAGGTGGGGCGCTGGGTGTGGCGGTCCACCGCCGAGCTCTACCCCCGGCTGCTCGCCGCCGGGGTCCGTGTCGAGCGGTGTTACGACATCGAGTGCGCCGAGCTCCTGCTGCTCGGGCACGCGGGGCGGCTCGGCGAGCCCCGGTCCGCCGCTGCCGCGCTGGCCCGGCTGGAGAACGCCCCCGTACCGCCCGACCCGCCCGCCCGGTCCGCCGAACCCGGCTCGCAGTCCTCCCTCTTCGAGCCGTCCGCCGGGCCCGGGGTCCCCTTCGAGGGGCTCCTGCGGGTCTACGCGGACCAGGTGCGCCGCCACGACACGGCCGAGCACCCGGACCGGATGCGGCTGCTGACCGCCTCGGAGTCGGCGGGGATGCTCGTCGCGGCCGAGATGCACCGGGCCGGGCTGCCGTGGCGGGCCGACGTCCACCGGGAGGTGCTGCACGGGCTGCTGGGCGAGCGGTACGCGGGCGGTGGCGAGCCCCGCAGGCTGGCGGAGCTGGCGGACGAGGTGTCGGCGGCCTTCGGCAGAAGGGTCCGGCCCGATCTGCCCGCCGATGTGGTGAAGGCGTTCGCGCAGGCCGGGATCGCGGTGAAGTCGACCCGGCGGTGGGAGCTGGCGGAGGTGGACCACCCGGCGGTCGAACCGCTGATCGCGTACAAGAAGCTGTACCGGATCTGGACGGCCCACGGCTGGAGCTGGCTCCAGGACTGGGTGCGTGAGGGCCGCTTCCGCCCGGAGTACCAGCCGGGCGGCACGGTCAGCGGGCGCTGGACGACCAACGGCGGCGGGGCCCTCCAGATCCCCAAGGTCATCCGGCAGGCCGTCGTCGCCGACGAGGGCTGGCGCCTGGTCGTCGCGGACGCCGACCAGATGGAGCCGCGCGTCCTCGCCGCGATCTCCCGTGACCGGGGCCTGATGGAGGTGGCCGGTCATGACGGCGACCTCTACAAGGCCCTGTCCGACCGGGCGTTCCACGGCGACCGCGAACACGCCAAGCTGGCGCTGCTCGGCGCGGTCTACGGCCAGACCTCCGGCGACGGGCTGAGGAACCTGGCCGCCCTGCGCCGCCGCTTCCCGCTCGCCGTCGCCTACGTCGACGACGCGGCCCGGGCGGGCGAGAACGGGCGGATGGTGCGGACCTGGCTGGGCCGCACCAGCCCGCCGGTCGCCCTGGCGGGCCAGGACGAGGAGGCGGGCATCCCCCAGGAGGGCGGCGAGGCGGCCCCCGACGGCGGATCGGCCCGGGCCAGGGGCCGCTTCACCCGGAACTTCGTGGTCCAGGGCAGCGCCGCCGACTGGGCCCTGCTGCTCCTGGCCGGACTGCGCCGCACCCTCCACGAGCAGGGGCTCCGGGCCGAGCTGGTCTTCTTCCAGCACGACGAGGTGATCGTGCACTGCCCGGCCGAGGAGGCCACCGCCGTGACCGGGGCGATCCGGGCGGCGGGCGAACTGGCCGGCCGGATCGCCTTCGGGGAGACCCCGGTCCGCTTCCCCTTCACCACGGCGGTGGTGGAGCGCTACTCCGACGCCAAGTAG
- a CDS encoding DUF397 domain-containing protein produces MHHVYNGMAATELRGVVWQKSRHSNSQGSCVEFAKLPGGDVAMRNSRHPDGPALVYTPAEIEALLLGVKDGEFDHLATGG; encoded by the coding sequence GTGCACCACGTGTACAACGGCATGGCGGCCACAGAGCTTCGCGGAGTCGTCTGGCAGAAGAGCAGGCACAGCAACTCCCAGGGATCGTGCGTGGAGTTCGCGAAACTGCCCGGAGGAGATGTGGCGATGCGCAACTCGCGCCACCCCGACGGGCCGGCGCTCGTCTATACACCGGCGGAGATCGAGGCGCTGCTGCTCGGTGTCAAGGACGGCGAGTTCGACCACCTGGCGACCGGAGGCTGA
- a CDS encoding SigE family RNA polymerase sigma factor, with translation MRTSRAEEFKEFAAARASHLYRSACLLTSGDVHLAEDLVQETLGRMYVQWGRARRIDNPAAYAQTVLVRIFLTHRRRRSATERPLAELPEGARADPDDPALRMTLLRALAQLAPKDRAVVVLRYWEDRSIEETAIALQVSPAAVRTRCVRALGRLRALLGGSITEFAAP, from the coding sequence ATGAGGACATCGCGTGCCGAGGAGTTCAAGGAGTTCGCCGCAGCGCGGGCGAGCCATCTGTACCGCTCGGCGTGTCTGCTGACCAGTGGTGATGTGCACCTCGCCGAGGACCTGGTGCAGGAGACGCTGGGCCGGATGTACGTCCAGTGGGGCCGGGCCCGCCGGATCGACAACCCGGCGGCGTACGCGCAGACCGTGCTCGTCCGGATATTCCTGACCCACCGGCGCCGTCGCTCGGCCACGGAACGCCCGCTGGCCGAGCTGCCCGAGGGCGCCCGGGCCGATCCCGACGACCCGGCGCTGCGGATGACGCTGCTCCGGGCGCTGGCTCAACTGGCTCCCAAGGACCGTGCGGTGGTGGTCCTGCGGTACTGGGAGGACCGGAGCATCGAGGAGACCGCCATCGCGCTCCAGGTCAGCCCCGCCGCCGTACGGACCCGCTGTGTGCGGGCCCTCGGGCGGCTGCGGGCCCTGCTGGGCGGCAGCATCACGGAGTTCGCCGCCCCCTGA
- a CDS encoding aldehyde dehydrogenase has translation MSFFHELAHQYIDGEWRTGSGSWDIIDFNPYNGEKLAAVTVATALEVDQAYRAAERAQREWAATNPYERRAVLERALRITGERTEEIVEAVIDELGGTRPRAEYEVRGAIEVLREAVRQSLRPTGRLLPAVSDGRENRLYRLPVGVIGVISAFNFPFLVTMKSVAPALALGNAVVVKPHQSAPVVGGGLIAKIFEDAGLPAGLLNVLITDSAEIGDTFIEHPVPKVISFSGSDRVGRHIAATAAGFFKRTILELSGNSALVVLADADLDHAVRAAVFSRFLYQGQVSMAANRILVDRSVAAEFTERFTAEVAALKSGDPRDPETRIGPVVNAFQADALTALVDRALAEGATALVRGRTRGNVVEPTVLTDLPEDSPLLTQEILGPVALLMTFDGEDDAVRMVNDSPYGLSGAVHTADVEHGVRFAQRIVSGMFHVNDSTVQDDPLVAFGGEKTSGVGRLNGEAVVEAFTTQKWMSIQHGRSVFPF, from the coding sequence ATGTCCTTCTTCCATGAACTGGCCCACCAGTACATCGACGGCGAGTGGCGCACTGGCAGCGGCTCATGGGACATCATCGATTTCAATCCCTACAACGGCGAGAAACTCGCCGCCGTCACCGTCGCCACCGCGCTGGAGGTCGACCAGGCGTACCGGGCCGCCGAGCGGGCGCAGCGGGAGTGGGCGGCCACCAACCCCTACGAGCGCCGGGCCGTCCTGGAGCGGGCCCTGCGCATCACCGGGGAGCGCACCGAGGAGATCGTCGAAGCGGTCATCGACGAGCTGGGCGGCACCCGGCCGCGCGCGGAGTACGAGGTGCGCGGCGCGATCGAGGTCCTGCGCGAGGCGGTCCGGCAGTCGCTGCGGCCCACGGGCCGTCTGCTGCCCGCCGTGTCCGACGGCCGGGAGAACCGCCTCTACCGGCTCCCCGTCGGCGTCATCGGCGTGATCAGCGCCTTCAACTTCCCCTTCCTGGTGACCATGAAGTCGGTCGCCCCCGCGCTCGCGCTCGGCAACGCCGTCGTCGTGAAGCCCCACCAGAGCGCCCCCGTCGTGGGCGGCGGACTGATCGCGAAGATATTCGAGGACGCCGGGCTGCCGGCCGGGCTGCTCAACGTCCTGATCACCGACAGCGCCGAGATCGGTGACACGTTCATCGAGCACCCCGTGCCCAAGGTGATCTCGTTCAGCGGCTCCGACCGGGTCGGCCGCCACATAGCCGCGACGGCGGCCGGGTTCTTCAAGCGGACCATCCTCGAACTGAGCGGCAACAGCGCCCTGGTGGTCCTGGCGGACGCCGACCTCGACCACGCGGTCCGGGCGGCGGTCTTCAGCCGCTTCCTCTACCAGGGCCAGGTCAGCATGGCGGCCAACCGCATCCTGGTGGACCGCTCGGTGGCCGCGGAGTTCACCGAGCGCTTCACCGCCGAGGTGGCCGCCCTGAAGTCGGGGGACCCCCGGGACCCGGAGACCCGGATCGGCCCCGTCGTCAACGCCTTCCAGGCCGACGCCCTCACCGCCCTGGTCGACCGCGCGCTCGCGGAGGGTGCCACGGCGCTCGTACGGGGCCGGACCCGCGGCAACGTCGTGGAGCCGACCGTCCTGACGGACCTCCCCGAGGACTCCCCGCTCCTGACGCAGGAGATCCTCGGCCCGGTGGCCCTGCTGATGACGTTCGACGGCGAGGACGACGCCGTACGGATGGTCAACGACAGCCCCTACGGGCTCAGCGGCGCCGTGCACACGGCCGATGTGGAGCACGGGGTGCGGTTCGCGCAGCGGATCGTCAGCGGGATGTTCCACGTCAACGACTCCACCGTCCAGGACGATCCGCTGGTGGCGTTCGGAGGCGAGAAGACGTCCGGGGTGGGGCGGCTGAACGGCGAGGCGGTCGTGGAGGCGTTCACCACGCAGAAGTGGATGTCGATCCAGCACGGGCGCTCGGTCTTCCCGTTCTGA
- a CDS encoding aromatic acid decarboxylase, whose translation MEPVIDQACAAALYAEGDAALDTGASLLAAAPDADDALHRRGEEFVTRAWGRGWHPADLVRFVRLELDERRAALAGTLIAAETARYAELPPRWRAQLAGLPGAVPVPRNKPDRFSYASDLLELYRLLLRLPAIEPVGPVPGTAADRLHRAPAPDEPRMLTRIRALLAKAEATGFPEEAEALTSKAQELMARHSIDGAVVAARTRSTETPGACRIGVEPPYESAKAILLDAVASANRCQAVWNGDLGFSTVIGFEPDLDAVELLFTSLLVQGTAAMTRAEAGQRASGRKRTKTFRQSFLMAYAQRLGSRLADSAERATAEADADTATATGADPESVTATTGLLPVLAARDLAVTETTERMFPRTTTTRVRGATDLDGWNHGTEAADRARMGSARGRTPRERDGEIMA comes from the coding sequence ATGGAACCGGTGATCGATCAGGCATGCGCGGCGGCGCTCTACGCGGAGGGTGACGCGGCTCTGGACACCGGGGCCTCCCTGCTCGCCGCCGCGCCCGACGCGGACGATGCCCTGCACCGGCGCGGCGAGGAGTTCGTGACCCGGGCCTGGGGGAGGGGCTGGCACCCCGCCGATCTGGTCCGGTTCGTCCGGCTGGAGCTCGATGAGCGGCGGGCGGCGCTGGCGGGCACGCTGATCGCCGCCGAGACCGCCCGGTACGCCGAGCTGCCGCCCCGCTGGCGCGCCCAGCTCGCCGGGCTGCCCGGGGCCGTACCCGTACCGCGCAACAAGCCCGACCGTTTCTCGTACGCCTCCGATCTCCTGGAGCTGTACCGGCTGCTGCTGCGGCTCCCCGCGATCGAGCCCGTCGGGCCGGTCCCCGGCACCGCCGCCGACCGGCTCCACCGGGCGCCCGCCCCCGACGAGCCCCGGATGCTCACCCGTATCCGGGCGCTGCTGGCGAAGGCGGAGGCCACCGGCTTCCCGGAGGAGGCCGAGGCGCTGACGAGCAAGGCCCAGGAGCTGATGGCCCGGCACAGCATCGACGGGGCCGTCGTCGCCGCCCGTACCCGGAGCACCGAGACGCCCGGGGCCTGCCGGATCGGGGTGGAACCCCCGTACGAGAGCGCGAAGGCGATCCTGCTCGACGCCGTGGCCTCCGCCAACCGCTGCCAGGCCGTCTGGAACGGGGACCTCGGCTTCAGCACGGTCATCGGCTTCGAACCGGACCTGGACGCCGTCGAGCTGCTGTTCACCTCGCTGCTGGTGCAGGGGACGGCGGCGATGACCCGGGCGGAGGCCGGGCAGCGGGCCTCGGGCCGTAAGCGGACCAAGACCTTCCGGCAGTCGTTCCTGATGGCGTACGCGCAGCGGCTCGGCTCCCGGCTCGCGGACAGCGCCGAACGGGCCACGGCGGAGGCCGACGCGGACACCGCCACGGCCACCGGGGCGGACCCGGAGAGCGTCACCGCCACCACCGGCCTGCTCCCCGTCCTCGCCGCCCGGGATCTCGCCGTCACCGAGACCACCGAGCGGATGTTCCCCCGGACCACCACCACCCGGGTCCGGGGCGCCACCGACCTGGATGGCTGGAACCACGGCACCGAGGCCGCCGACCGGGCCCGCATGGGCTCCGCGCGCGGCCGGACGCCCCGGGAACGCGACGGCGAAATCATGGCGTAA
- a CDS encoding transcriptional regulator, with protein sequence MSAGESSGSVVRRILLGSQLRRLRESRGITREAAGYSIRASESKISRMELGRVSFKARDVEDLLTLYGVADEAERDALLGLAREANVAGWWHSYGNVLPGWFQTYVGLEGAASLIRIYEVQFVHGLLQTEAYAHAVVSRGMHGASAADIDRRVALRLERQKVLVSERAPVFHAVLDEAALRRPYGEREVMRAQLRHLIDMSEQPNITLQVMPFSYGGHAGESGSFTMLRFPESDLSDIVYLEQLTSALYLDKPEEVAQYEKAMGCLRKDSPGPEESRDLLRGLLQLT encoded by the coding sequence GTGTCGGCAGGCGAGTCGAGTGGATCGGTGGTGCGGCGCATCCTGCTGGGCTCTCAGCTCAGAAGGCTGCGGGAGTCGCGCGGTATCACCCGTGAGGCGGCCGGCTACTCCATCCGGGCCTCCGAATCGAAGATCAGCCGCATGGAGTTGGGACGGGTGAGCTTCAAGGCCAGGGACGTCGAGGATCTGCTCACGCTCTACGGTGTCGCGGACGAGGCCGAGCGCGACGCGCTCCTCGGCCTGGCGCGCGAGGCCAATGTGGCGGGCTGGTGGCACAGTTACGGCAATGTGCTGCCCGGCTGGTTCCAGACCTATGTGGGTCTGGAGGGAGCGGCCTCCCTCATCCGTATCTATGAAGTCCAGTTCGTGCACGGTCTGTTGCAGACCGAGGCGTACGCCCATGCCGTGGTCTCGCGCGGAATGCACGGGGCCTCCGCCGCCGACATCGACCGCCGGGTCGCGCTGCGCCTGGAGCGTCAGAAGGTGCTCGTGTCCGAACGGGCCCCGGTCTTCCACGCCGTTCTCGACGAGGCGGCCCTGCGCCGTCCCTACGGTGAACGCGAGGTGATGCGCGCGCAATTGCGGCATCTGATCGACATGTCGGAGCAGCCGAACATCACCCTCCAGGTGATGCCCTTCAGTTACGGAGGGCATGCGGGCGAGAGCGGTTCGTTCACGATGCTCCGTTTCCCGGAATCCGATCTGTCGGACATTGTCTATTTGGAGCAGCTGACAAGTGCGCTCTATCTGGACAAGCCCGAGGAAGTCGCGCAGTACGAAAAGGCCATGGGGTGCCTGCGGAAGGACAGCCCCGGCCCGGAGGAGAGCCGGGATCTCCTGCGCGGACTCCTCCAACTGACGTGA
- a CDS encoding AraC family transcriptional regulator encodes MDQVRKNMAMTPALTHPVFTHPGRHRIAVLARPVLLPIELGIVHQLFGQARAGASADGEPLYEVATCGLRAGDVRTDGDFAVTVRHGPEALAEADTVIVLSSYEDYVQDTPELPAPLAEAFALIRPGTRMASICTGAFVLASAGLLDGHTATTHWRYTDLFARLFPRVELDPDVLYTDGGSVLTSAGCASGIDLCLHMIRRDHGTAVANDVARRTVVPPHREGGQVQYIRRPVPAPSAPATSAAREWALRRLKEPITLGQLAAREAMSVRNFNRRFRDEVGTTPMNWLNQQRIELARELLEESDLPVDQVAEQAGLGSAANLRQHFHAALGTSPSAYRATFRGPAK; translated from the coding sequence ATGGACCAGGTGCGCAAGAATATGGCCATGACTCCTGCCCTCACCCACCCCGTCTTCACCCACCCGGGGCGGCACCGGATCGCCGTCCTCGCCCGCCCGGTCCTCCTCCCCATCGAGCTGGGCATCGTCCACCAGCTCTTCGGCCAGGCGAGAGCGGGCGCGTCGGCGGACGGGGAGCCGCTGTACGAGGTCGCCACCTGCGGGCTGCGGGCGGGTGACGTACGGACGGACGGAGACTTCGCGGTCACGGTCCGGCACGGGCCCGAGGCGCTGGCCGAGGCCGACACGGTCATCGTGCTGTCGTCGTACGAGGACTACGTCCAGGACACCCCGGAACTCCCGGCCCCCCTCGCCGAGGCGTTCGCCCTGATCCGGCCCGGCACCCGCATGGCCTCGATCTGCACGGGCGCCTTCGTGCTGGCCTCCGCCGGGCTGCTCGACGGGCACACCGCGACCACGCACTGGCGGTACACGGACCTCTTCGCCCGGCTGTTCCCACGGGTCGAGCTGGACCCGGACGTGCTCTACACCGACGGGGGCAGCGTCCTGACCTCGGCGGGGTGCGCCTCCGGGATCGACCTGTGCCTGCACATGATCCGCCGCGACCACGGCACGGCCGTGGCGAACGACGTGGCCCGGCGGACCGTCGTACCGCCGCACCGCGAGGGCGGGCAGGTGCAGTACATCCGGCGGCCCGTGCCCGCCCCGTCGGCCCCGGCCACCTCGGCCGCCCGCGAGTGGGCGCTGCGGCGGCTCAAGGAGCCCATCACACTGGGGCAGTTGGCGGCGCGGGAGGCGATGAGCGTACGCAACTTCAACCGGCGCTTCCGCGACGAGGTCGGCACGACCCCGATGAACTGGCTGAACCAGCAACGCATCGAACTGGCCCGGGAGTTGCTGGAGGAGTCCGATCTGCCGGTCGACCAGGTGGCCGAGCAGGCCGGACTCGGCTCGGCGGCCAACCTGCGCCAGCACTTCCACGCGGCGCTCGGCACCTCGCCGAGCGCGTACCGTGCGACGTTCCGTGGACCGGCGAAGTAA
- a CDS encoding dioxygenase: MDNATPHEPNASDEASADRRHISRKGLLKAAIVAGAAPLLAGGGVALARDSAAPNGSGGLLDPTPQCDDGDDPTPPQMEGPYFKPNSPRRNSLVTPGTPGVPLTVSGYVFGRACRPISGALLDFWQADTNGAYDMARYAFRGHQFTGPDGAFSLTTVVPGLYPGRTRHIHVKAQAPGGRILTTQLYFPNEPRNNTDALFDPRLLMNVRSVGNGRQGSFDFVLDVAQTPGPTDPPTNPPTNPPTDPPGGTWAPGTSYRAGDRVTYGGVAYRCRQAHQSMTGWEPPNVPALWERG, encoded by the coding sequence ATGGACAACGCAACCCCCCATGAGCCGAACGCCTCCGACGAGGCGTCGGCAGACCGGCGGCACATCAGCCGCAAGGGTCTCCTGAAGGCCGCGATCGTCGCGGGCGCGGCTCCTCTGCTCGCCGGAGGAGGCGTCGCGCTCGCCCGGGACTCCGCAGCGCCGAACGGGAGCGGCGGCCTCCTGGACCCCACCCCGCAGTGCGACGACGGGGACGACCCGACCCCGCCGCAGATGGAGGGCCCGTACTTCAAGCCCAACTCCCCGCGCAGGAACAGCCTGGTGACACCCGGAACCCCCGGGGTGCCGCTCACCGTGAGCGGCTACGTCTTCGGGCGGGCCTGCCGGCCCATCTCCGGGGCGCTGCTCGACTTCTGGCAGGCCGACACCAACGGGGCGTACGACATGGCCCGGTACGCCTTCCGGGGCCACCAGTTCACCGGCCCCGACGGGGCGTTCAGCCTCACCACCGTCGTACCGGGCCTCTACCCGGGCCGCACGCGCCACATCCACGTGAAGGCGCAGGCACCCGGAGGCCGCATCCTCACCACCCAGCTGTACTTCCCGAACGAACCGCGCAACAACACCGACGCCCTGTTCGATCCGAGGCTGCTGATGAACGTCCGCAGCGTCGGCAACGGGCGCCAGGGCAGCTTCGACTTCGTGCTGGACGTCGCCCAGACGCCCGGCCCGACCGATCCGCCCACTAATCCGCCCACCAATCCGCCCACCGACCCGCCGGGCGGCACCTGGGCGCCCGGTACCTCCTACCGCGCGGGAGACCGCGTCACCTACGGCGGGGTCGCCTACCGCTGCCGGCAGGCACACCAGTCGATGACGGGCTGGGAGCCGCCGAACGTCCCCGCGCTGTGGGAACGCGGGTAG